Proteins from one Bombyx mori chromosome 1, ASM3026992v2 genomic window:
- the LOC101739199 gene encoding CCR4-NOT transcription complex subunit 1 isoform X2: protein MNLDSLTLSLSHIHYLVVNLNKKNFKQTSQELNQIVSVYGLEAENQVLRCLLTEAARIAWDGDRTTSAATNSIHASLLGQQLAGLLNHPAKSTVVCRAVDHPTRSVTKLLKPTNALLNRLSRLLKLTTAEDVAFSLALRRYSTKSEIVAVAKQHLKKRFLDLIQCYLDAERGHQAERAGLQECSPEVLQSLLTSLALDNIKLAAVTKDLFLKRLRSDFPREVVPIVLAPLIYPDDTQTPLEEMTSADDMAAAMMENSLPDIIRDMGHAFTTSVEDCKNNMINFGAREPTAIDVARIIAVMVRYHSNQQDGPQIQTPGNFWMSHEAKKEPAAHPHSEWNAEVFVQTLKELASNLNWKEVILQLDHPEFFVPDRTGLSLLFTILRLGLQSAGYPANIFPVEYLCRRWTNLEGQMSLISHILKHSDVFCFADHPFHPVSIDILKSPPETDNKEVGTWRCLYLVELLLYAAERGYYMQVHELFKMPLQHCPDILLLVLLQISPPITVFRQELLTTLIPIFLGNHPNSGIILHHAWHTQNPNIKPIIMHSMADWYIRGESDQSKLSRILDVAQDLKALSLLLNVQSFPFVIDLACLASRREYLKLDKWLTDKIRDHGETFVSAMVKFLQRRCPQVLGKAPEEQLPKAAQLPPETITTMLACLQLCIPNVSQELQEAIYNVIGSCQTLILSKTRQNIAGIARPHTRVMETQFNPAGLGGQLFTPHVDAIGNLAPGMANMTLGAPANTAFAMPGTLGPLVTTPGSPVRLLGGGPNSPFAMMPLPPNANLGALARMAPAPAIDKPRLQDPIPFPEVMHTVAKEIEDEANSYFQRIYNHPPHPTLSIDEVLDMLKKFQDSPNKREREVFSCMLRNLFEEYKFFPQYPDKELQITAQLFGGIIERGLVPSYVSLGLALRFVLDALRKAEGSKMYYFGIAALDRFKSRLKDYHKYCEHVRAIPHFSEFPPHLIEYVEYGLQSQEPPNKPQGPVLPATLAAILNQSAVVTVSAPYRYVSVGYYQYTNFNAAHVMNSDFFHRPVVCAPPSISVMSKMAACPAGSMGSRPSIANATNIDTLLTATDREEKINAPPEPIQDKTAFIFNNLSQLNLQTKCEELKEVLTDEYYPWLSQYLVMKRASIELNFHALYSNFLDVLKVREVNKLVTKETYRNIRVLLRSDKGIANFSDRSLLKNLGHWLGMLTLARNQPILLLDLDLKALVLEAYHKGQQELLYVVPFVAKVLESCAKSVVFKPPNPWTMALMNVLAELHQEPDLKLNLKFEIEVLCKNLGLDIMDLKPSLYLKDPEKLRQIEFQLSQPKPNKEAANTMPVNPPIQVPPPQIPIMPPQPPMIPAEEMAGPVPPPPTGLVPADPGLMGVLGMPEPRFNYLDVNVSSTSAFGQKICFNPHIILFQNYPHLKQFVKPAIERSIQEWIHPVVDRSIKYALTTCEQIIRKDFALDPDEVRMRTCAHHMMRNLTAGMAMITCREQIITTISTNLKAAFITALMPSTQQQKEIIESAAAVLATENMELACAFIQKTAVEKALPELDKRLISDYEMRKLARQEGRRYYDTIVVTYQTERIPERVRLRVGGPTDMQISVYEEFACNIPGFVPVRDAGMFIPKPSQEQIPQLFMNPAQVYGADEMGALINTAELFLANSLGVASLAVQAANMHTLLECLFMARRSRDIVSGCTLLQKAVDGLLDGHLVPPGASNEHIEMMARYRDIHLRVLKLLEDARVYGHVWTSKQITCCLIECREELRYNIEAVDCLIRNHLVNLPQYDIALAHMMDNGNNYVAVAFAMQLVQLYLVDDRNNMYVNESDLYHTTEMLVRVMSHSRTPPPEGLGSLIEILRVNQDPSAYLGERSPLGPTAHIHSGILQVRAQNYDDPPGLQEKTENLLREWRNVLLSPLTEIELAQNFNLYVHRMNMNGILKSDDMIARFFRMASQMCIENVYQLLNEDRVNPPPVPQKREKFYTMCDSFIKLVSLLIKNTADSGNPTPKLNLLNKILGIIVGWLLQDHDDQGTNFQQLPYHRLLLILFLDMNMAEPVLESMNYQVLTAFCHTLRIIKPSVAPGFCYAWLEIVAHRAFINRVLAVTPQQKGWGMYSTLLIELFKFLDPFLRNTELAPPVMTLYKGTLKVLLVLLHDFPEFLCDYHYGFCDEIPPNCIQMRNLILSAFPRNMRLPDPFTPNLKVDLLPEIALPPRAVINYSTIISASQFKKDLDAYLKARAPVTFLSELRGNMQVANEPGKRYNSQLMNAVVLYVGTQAIAYIRAKGQTPNMSTIAHSAHMDIFQNFTVDFDFEGRYLFLNAIANQLRYPNSHTHYFSCCLLYLFAEANSEAVQEQITRMLLERLIVNRPHPWGLLITFIELIKNPIYKFWSHEFVHCAPEIEKLFASVARSCIADTTGGGGGEREAAE from the exons ATGAACCTGGACTCTTTAACGTTGAGCTTATCGCATATACATTATCTCGTCGTaaatttaaacaagaaaaatttCAAGCAGACGAGTCAAGAATTGAATCAG ATTGTCAGTGTCTATGGCTTGGAAGCAGAGAATCAAGTTTTAAGATGTCTTCTCACTGAAGCGGCAAGGATAGCTTGGGACGGAGACCGTACAACTTCTGCAGCTACTAATAGCATCCACGCCTCCCTTCTTGGACAACAGTTGGCAGGCTTGCTCAATCATCCAGCTAAATCAACAGTTGTTTGCCGGGCTGTTGATCATCCAACACGCTCTGTAACAAAG ctaTTAAAGCCTACAAATGCACTATTGAATCGACTATCTAGACTGTTGAAGTTAACTACAGCAGAGGATGTTGCCTTTTCATTGGCTCTGAGAAGGTATTCAACAAAGAGTGAGATAGTTGCAGTTGCAAAGCAGCACTTGAAGAAAAGATTCTTGGATTTAATACAGTGCTATCTCGACGCAG AACGGGGACATCAGGCGGAGCGTGCAGGACTTCAGGAATGCAGCCCTGAAGTGTTGCAGTCACTCCTCACGAGTCTCGCGCTCGACAATATCAAATTAGCGGCAGTTACGAAGGATTTGTTTTTGAAGAGACTGAGATCAGACTTCCCTCGTGAAGTAGTCCCGATAGTACTCGCACCGTTGATTTATCCGGACGACACTCAGACACCTCTCGAGGAAATGACTTCAGCCGATGATATGGCTGCTGCCATGATGGAGAATTCCCTGCCAGATATTATCCGAGATATGGGCCATGCTTTTACAACTTCAGTTGAGGATTGCAAGAACAATATGATAAACTTTGGTGCGAGAGAACCAACCGCAATAGACGTGGCTAGAATCATAGCTGTGATGGTTCGCTATCACAGTAACCAACAAGACGGTCCGCAAATACAGACACCAGGCAACTTTTGGATGAGTCATGAAGCTAAAAAAGAACCAGCTGCACATCCACACAGTGAATGGAATGCTGAAGTATTTGTTCAGACATTAAAAGAATTAGCATCTAATCTGAACTGGAAGGAAGTGATACTACAGCTGGATCACCCAGAATTCTTTGTACCAGACCGAACAGGACTATCCCTACTATTCACCATACTGAGACTTGGTCTACAGAGCGCCGGCTATCCGGCCAATATATTCCCCGTTGAGTATTTATGCCGACGGTGGACGAATTTGGAAGGACAGATGAGTTTGATCAGCCACATTCTCAAACATTCTGACGTATTCTGTTTTGCCGATCATCCTTTTCATCCAGTATCAATAGACATTTTGAAATCTCCTCCTGAGACCGACAACAAAGAAGTGGGCACTTGGCGTTGCCTCTACTTAGTGGAGTTACTGCTGTATGCTGCAGAGCGTGGTTATTACATGCAAGTCCATGAACTCTTTAAAATGCCACTTCAACATTGTCCCGATATTTTGCTCTTAGTTTTACTGCAAATCAGTCCACCGATTACTGTCTTTAGGCAAGAGTTATTGACGACACTGATTCCAATATTTCTAGGTAATCATCCAAATTCAGGCATAATTCTCCACCACGCCTGGCATACACAGAACCCTAACATAAAACCTATCATCATGCACTCAATGGCAGATTGGTACATACGCGGTGAGAGTGACCAATCCAAATTATCTAGAATTTTGGACGTCGCACAGGATTTAAAGGCGCTGTCGCTCTTATTGAATGTACAATCGTTCCCGTTTGTTATTGATTTGGCTTGTTTGGCGTCTAGGAGGGAGTATCTCAAATTAGATAAATGGTTGACCGACAAAATCAGAGATCACGGTGAGACGTTTGTGTCGGCTATGGTGAAATTTTTACAAAGGCGATGTCCACAGGTGCTCGGCAAGGCACCCGAAGAACAATTGCCTAAGGCTGCGCAGCTGCCACCCGAAACGATTACAACAATGTTGGCTTGCTTACAACTATGCATTCCAAATGTTTCTCAAGAATTACAGGAGGCTATTTACAACGTAATAGGAAGCTGTCAGACGTTAATACTCAGCAAAACACGACAAAACATTGCGGGAATAGCAAGACCTCATACAAGGGTCATGGAAACTCAATTCAATCCAGCTGGCCTAGGAGGGCAATTGTTTACACCCCACGTTGACGCTATCGGTAATTTGGCACCGGGCATGGCAAATATGACTTTAGGTGCCCCCGCGAATACTGCATTTGCTATGCCCGGTACACTCGGACCACTCGTAACCACTCCGGGCTCTCCTGTTAGGCTACTTGGAGGCGGACCTAACAGTCCGTTTGCCATGATGCCGTTACCGCCCAACGCAAACCTCGGAGCGCTCGCGAGAATGGCTCCCGCTCCCGCGATTGATAAACCTCGTCTGCAGGATCCCATTCCCTTCCCGGAAGTGATGCACACCGTTGCTAAGGAAATCGAGGACGAAGCAAACAGTTACTTCCAAAGGATATACAATCATCCTCCACATCCGACTTTATCAATAGACGAAGTACTAGATATGCTCAAAAAATTTCAGGATTCCCCTAACAAGAGGGAACGGGAAGTATTCTCATGCATGTTGCGTAATCTTTTTGAAGAGTATAAGTTTTTCCCCCAATACCCCGACAAAGAGTTACAAATTACTGCTCAACTGTTTGGCGGTATCATCGAAAGAGGATTAGTCCCAAGCTACGTGTCTTTAGGGTTAGCGTTGCGTTTCGTTCTTGATGCTTTACGAAAGGCCGAGGGATCGAAAATGTATTATTTCGGAATTGCGGCTTTAGATCGTTTTAAATCTCGTCTTAAAGATTATCACAAATATTGTGAGCACGTTCGCGCTATTCCGCATTTTAGTGAATTCCCTCCCCATTTGATCGAATATGTCGAATATGGCTTACAAAGCCAAGAACCTCCCAATAAACCCCAGGGGCCGGTACTTCCTGCTACGTTGGCTGCTATTCTTAATCAGAGTGCCGTTGTAACTGTCTCGGCGCCTTATAGGTACGTATCAGTTGGATATTACCAATATACTAACTTTAATGCAGCCCACGTAATGAATAGTGATTTTTTCCACAGGCCAGTAGTTTGTGCTCCTCCATCTATTTCGGTGATGTCGAAAATGGCCGCGTGCCCTGCTGGAAGCATGGGTAGTAGGCCATCTATCGCGAACGCTACAAATATCGACACTCTTTTGACTGCTACTGACAGGGAAGAAAAAATTAATGCCCCACCAGAACCCATACAAGATAAAACTGCTTTCATTTTTAACAATCTTAGTCAACTTAATTTGCAAACCAAATGTGAAGAACTTAAGGAAGTACTTACCGATGAATACTATCCCTGGCTTTCTCAGTACCTTGTTATGAAGAGAGCCTCTATTGAACTCAATTTCCATGCTTTGTATTCTAATTTCCTTGATGTTCTTAAAGTCCGCGAAGTAAATAAATTAGTCACAAAGGAAACTTATCGCAATATCCGTGTGTTATTGCGTTCAGATAAAGGAATCGCTAATTTCTCGGATCGATCGCTTCTCAAGAATCTTGGTCACTGGCTCGGCATGCTAACACTTGCAAGAAACCAGCCGATTCTCCTCCTCGACTTGGATTTAAAGGCGTTGGTCCTCGAAGCCTATCATAAAGGCCAGCAAGAACTGCTTTATGTGGTTCCTTTCGTTGCGAAAGTTTTAGAATCTTGCGCGAAAAGTGTAGTATTTAAACCTCCGAACCCGTGGACGATGGCCCTTATGAACGTTCTAGCAGAACTACATCAAGAACCCGACTTGAAATTGAACCTAAAATTTGAAATCGAAGTATTGTGTAAAAACTTAGGCCTGGACATAATGGATTTGAAGCCTTCCCTTTACTTGAAAGACCCTGAAAAATTGAGGCAGATTGAGTTCCAACTATCACAGCCGAAGCCAAACAAAGAAGCCGCAAATACAATGCCGGTCAACCCGCCAATTCAAGTACCACCGCCGCAGATACCAATAATGCCGCCTCAGCCTCCGATGATTCCTGCTGAAGAAATGGCAGGACCTGTCCCTCCTCCACCAACTGGCTTAGTGCCCGCCGATCCTGGTCTGATGGGCGTGCTCGGTATGCCAGAACCCAGGTTCAACTATTTGGATGTGAACGTATCCTCCACGTCTGCGTTCGGACAAAAGATTTGTTTCAACCCTCACATAATCTTATTCCAAAACTACCCGCATCTTAAACAGTTTGTAAAGCCCGCGATCGAGAGATCGATCCAAGAATGGATTCACCCAGTCGTTGATAGGTCTATCAAGTATGCTTTGACAACTTGTGAACAGATCATACGGAAGGATTTCGCATTGGACCCTGACGAAGTTCGAATGCGTACCTGCGCTCATCACATGATGCGCAACTTGACTGCCGGCATGGCAATGATCACATGCCGAGAGCAGATCATCACCACCATCAGCACTAATCTGAAGGCAGCTTTCATCACTGCTCTCATGCCATCAACACAACAACAA AAAGAAATCATCGAGAGTGCAGCTGCTGTCCTTGCTACTGAAAACATGGAACTGGCCTGCGCTTTCATTCAGAAGACAGCCGTTGAGAAGGCTCTACCTGAATTAGACAAACGCTTGATTAGCGATTACGAAATGCGAAAACTGGCCCGTCAAGAAGGCCGCCGCTATTATGACACCATCGTCGTGACTTACCAGACTGAAAGGATCCCGGAAAGAGTCCGCCTGCGCGTCGGAGGTCCGACAGACATGCAGATATCAGTATACGAAGAGTTCGCATGCAACATTCCGGGATTTGTCCCCGTCAGAGATGCGGGCATGTTCATCCCGAAGCCGTCTCAAGAGCAGATTCCACAGCTGTTCATGAATCCAGCTCAAGTGTACGGCGCTGACGAGATGGGCGCTCTGATAAACACTGCGGAACTATTCCTTGCCAATTCCTTAGGTGTGGCTTCCTTGGCTGTCCAGGCAGCGAACATGCATACGCTGCTCGAGTGCTTGTTTATGGCGAGACGGAGTCGCGATATTGTGTCTGGCTGTACTCTACTGCAGAAG GCTGTAGATGGTTTGCTTGATGGACATTTAGTCCCACCCGGTGCGAGCAACGAACACATCGAAATGATGGCCCGCTACCGCGACATCCACCTTCGTGTCCTGAAACTACTCGAAGACGCCAGAGTCTATGGACACGTTTGGACTTCCAAGCAGATCACCTGCTGCTTGATTGAATGCAGGGAGGAACTCCGATACAATATCGAGGCTGTTGACTGCCTTATCAGAAACCATTTGGTTAATCTACCACAG TATGATATCGCCCTTGCTCATATGATGGACAATGGCAATAACTACGTGGCGGTAGCATTCGCTATGCAACTAGTACAGCTGTATCTTGTCGATGACAGAAATAACATGTACGTTAACGAATCTGACTTGTACCACACGACCGAAATGTTAGTGAGGGTCATGTCCCACTCAAGGACGCCTCCGCCCGAGGGTCTGGGCTCCCTGATCGAGATTTTGAGGGTGAATCAGGACCCTAGTGCATATTTGGGCGAAAGGTCACCGCTCGGACCGACGGCCCACATACATTCTGGAATACTGCAAGTTCGA GCACAAAACTATGACGACCCACCCGGACTTCAAGAGAAGACTGAGAATTTACTCCGTGAATGGAGGAATGTTCTCCTCAGTCCTCTGACAGAGATCGAACTGGCGCAGAACTTCAACTTGTATGTCCACCGAATGAACATGAACGGCATTCTCAAATCTGATGACATGATCGCTAGATTCTTCAGAATGGCCTCGCAGATGTGCATCGAGAATGTATACCAACTTCTGAACGAGGACAGGGTTAATCCACCTCCAGTGCCTCAGAAACGTGAGAAATTCTACACCATGTGCGACTCTTTTATCAAACTTGTCTCGCTTTTGATCAAGAATACAGCCGATAGCGGAAATCCCACTCCGAAATTAAACCTTCTGAACAAG ATTCTAGGCATTATAGTTGGCTGGCTACTCCAGGACCACGATGACCAGGGCACCAACTTCCAGCAGCTACCGTACCACCGCCTACTCCTGATTCTGTTCCTCGACATGAACATGGCTGAGCCTGTTCTAGAATCTATGAACTATCAG GTTCTGACTGCGTTCTGCCACACCCTTCGCATTATCAAACCAAGTGTCGCTCCCGGATTCTGTTACGCGTGGCTCGAGATTGTGGCCCACCGTGCCTTCATAAACCGCGTCCTAGCTGTTACTCCACAACAAAAG GGCTGGGGAATGTACTCGACCTTACTCATTGAGCTGTTCAAATTCCTTGATCCATTCCTGCGTAACACTGAGCTTGCTCCTCCGGTCATGACGCTATACAAAGGAACCCTCAAGGTGTTGTTGGTCTTACTCCATGATTTCCCGGAGTTCCTGTGCGATTACCACTATGGTTTCTGTGACGAAATCCCCCCGAACTGCATTCAAATGCGCAATTTAATACTGTCCGCTTTCCCGCGGAACATGAGGCTTCCCGATCCGTTCACGCCGAATCTGAAAGTTGACTTGCTCCCGGAAATTGCTCTACCGCCTCGTGCGGTCATCAACTATTCTACGATCATCTCTGCGTCACAGTTCAAGAAGGATTTGGACGCGTACCTCAAAGCGAGAGCTCCAGTTACCTTCCTGTCTGAATTAAGGGGAAATATGCAG GTTGCGAACGAGCCTGGCAAGCGATACAACAGTCAGCTGATGAACGCGGTTGTCTTGTACGTCGGCACACAGGCCATTGCCTATATTCGTGCTAAAGGGCAAACTCCGAATATGTCGACGATTGCACATTCAGCTCACATGGATATCTTCCAGAACTTTACCGTGGATTTCGATTTTGAAGGCCG GTACCTGTTCTTGAACGCGATAGCCAATCAGCTGCGTTACCCGAACAGTCACACGCACTACTTCTCTTGCTGTCTCCTCTACTTGTTCGCGGAGGCCAATTCGGAAGCAGTACAAGAACAGATCACCAGGATGCTCCTGGAACGGCTGATCGTCAACCGTCCGCACCCTTGGGGTCTGCTCATCACTTTCATCGAACTAATCAAGAATCCCATCTACAAATTCTGGTCCCACGAATTTGTACACTGCGCTCCGGAGATAGAGAA GCTGTTCGCTTCGGTGGCGCGATCGTGCATCGCCGACACAACGGGTGGGGGAGGGGGGGAGAGGGAAGCGGCCGAGTAG